The following coding sequences lie in one Peromyscus maniculatus bairdii isolate BWxNUB_F1_BW_parent chromosome 3, HU_Pman_BW_mat_3.1, whole genome shotgun sequence genomic window:
- the LOC102922543 gene encoding taste receptor type 2 member 120-like gives MNLLEWIVTIILMTEFLLGNCANIFIIIVNAIDYVKRRKISSADRIITALVISRIGLLWAMSMSLHSAVCTANTCHVQIRVLSHVTWTVSNHFSNWFGTILSMFYLLKIANFYNPLFLHLKRKTENVILVIFWGNFLLFVWCLGVVNINKIALVSNYEGNATLKNNLKDFIGLANIHLFGLINTIPFCISLTCVLLLIYSLGKHLRIMKFHGKGCQDPSTTVHIKALQTLVSFLLLYATYSLCVIISSWSSLNAPVFLLSITIGAVYPTGHSIILIWGNQKLKQALLLCLKQVRC, from the coding sequence ATGAATTTACTAGAATGGATCGTCACCATCATATTAATGACAGAATTTCTATTAGGAAACTGTGCCAATATCTTCATAATTATAGTGAATGCCATTGACTATGTCAAGAGAAGAAAGATCTCCTCTGCTGATAGAATTATAACTGCTCTTGTCATCTCCAGAATTGGTTTGCTCTGGGCAATGTCAATGAGTTTGCATTCAGCTGTGTGTACTGCAAATACATGCCATGTACAAATAAGAGTTTTGAGCCATGTTACCTGGACAGTAAGCAACCATTTTAGCAATTGGTTTGGGACCATACTCAGCATGTTTTATTTGTTGAAGATAGCCAATTTTTATAATCCTCTATTTCTTCacctgaaaagaaaaactgagaatgTTATTCTCGTGATATTTTGGGggaatttccttctttttgtttggtgTCTTGGGGTGGTGAACATCAACAAGATTGCTTTGGTGAGTAATTATGAAGGAAACGCGACTTTGAAGAACAATCTGAAGGACTTCATAGGCCTTGCAAATATACATCTATTTGGTCTGATAAATACCATACCATTTTGTATATCACTGACATGTGTTCTGCTATTAATATACTCCCTAGGGAAACATCTCAGGATTATGAAATTCCATGGCAAAGGATGTCAAGATCCCAGCACCACGGTCCACATAAAGGCCTTGCAAACCTTGGTCTCCTTTCTTTTGTTGTATGCTACATACTCTCTGTGTGTAATTATATCAAGTTGGAGTTCACTCAATGCACCAGTCTTCTTACTTTCCATTACAATTGGTGCTGTCTACCCAACAGGTCATTCTATTATTTTGATCTGGGGAAACCAGAAGCTCAAACAGGCCCTTCTGTTGTGTCTGAAGCAAGTGAGATGCTGa